Proteins encoded together in one Janthinobacterium tructae window:
- the rpmA gene encoding 50S ribosomal protein L27: MAHKKGGGTTRNGRDSESKRLGVKVYGGQAINAGGIIIRQRGTPVRAGEGVGMGKDHTLFALIAGKVKFVVKGAGSKQFVTVVPNAAVPA, encoded by the coding sequence ATGGCACATAAAAAAGGCGGCGGCACAACGCGAAACGGCCGTGATTCAGAATCAAAACGTCTGGGCGTTAAAGTCTACGGCGGCCAAGCTATCAATGCTGGCGGCATCATCATTCGTCAACGCGGCACGCCAGTGCGCGCCGGCGAAGGCGTAGGCATGGGCAAAGACCACACCTTGTTCGCGCTGATCGCGGGCAAAGTGAAGTTCGTTGTCAAAGGTGCTGGCTCGAAGCAATTCGTGACCGTTGTACCTAACGCAGCAGTACCAGCGTAA
- the obgE gene encoding GTPase ObgE, translating into MKFIDEAKIEVIAGDGGNGCASFCREKFRPFGGPDGGDGGKGGTIWAVADRNINTLVDFRFSKMHKARNGEPGRGADCYGKGADDIHLRMPVGTLIIDNASGEILADLTEHGQTEMLAKGGEGGWGNIHFKSSTNRAPRQKGEGKEGERRELRLELKVLADVGLLGMPNAGKSTFISAVSNARPKIADYPFTTLHPNLGVVRVSHEKSFVIADIPGLIEGASEGAGLGHQFLRHLQRTGLLLHIVDLAPFETNVDPVKEAKALVKELKKYDESLVDKPRWLVLNKLDMVPEEDRKKLVKDFLKRFAWKGPVFEISALNHQGCPELVNAIYQHLEAKKHSESRAEETQMTEEARGISSIDPDDPRFKILD; encoded by the coding sequence ATGAAGTTTATCGACGAAGCAAAAATCGAAGTCATCGCGGGCGATGGCGGCAACGGCTGCGCCTCTTTCTGCCGTGAAAAATTCCGGCCTTTCGGCGGTCCCGATGGCGGCGATGGCGGCAAGGGCGGCACCATTTGGGCAGTCGCCGACCGCAATATTAATACGCTCGTCGATTTCCGCTTCTCCAAAATGCACAAGGCTCGCAATGGCGAGCCTGGCCGTGGCGCAGATTGCTATGGCAAGGGCGCCGATGATATCCATCTGCGCATGCCGGTCGGCACCTTGATCATCGACAACGCGAGCGGCGAAATCCTGGCCGATCTGACCGAACACGGCCAGACCGAAATGCTGGCCAAGGGCGGCGAAGGCGGCTGGGGCAATATCCACTTCAAGTCCTCGACCAACCGCGCGCCACGCCAAAAAGGCGAGGGCAAGGAAGGCGAACGCCGCGAACTGCGCCTGGAACTGAAGGTACTGGCCGATGTGGGCCTGCTGGGCATGCCGAACGCCGGCAAGTCGACGTTCATTTCGGCCGTCTCGAACGCGCGTCCGAAAATTGCCGATTACCCATTTACCACCCTGCACCCGAACCTGGGCGTGGTGCGCGTGTCGCACGAGAAGAGCTTTGTGATCGCCGATATTCCCGGCTTGATCGAAGGCGCTTCCGAAGGCGCCGGCCTGGGCCATCAATTCCTGCGTCACTTGCAGCGCACGGGTCTGCTGTTGCACATCGTCGACCTGGCGCCGTTTGAAACCAACGTCGATCCGGTCAAGGAAGCCAAGGCGCTGGTCAAGGAGCTGAAGAAATACGACGAGTCGCTGGTCGACAAGCCGCGCTGGCTGGTGTTGAACAAGCTTGACATGGTGCCGGAAGAAGACCGCAAGAAGCTGGTGAAGGACTTCCTCAAGCGTTTCGCCTGGAAAGGTCCCGTCTTCGAGATCTCCGCGCTGAACCATCAGGGTTGCCCGGAACTGGTGAATGCGATTTATCAGCATCTGGAAGCGAAGAAACACAGCGAAAGCCGTGCCGAAGAAACGCAGATGACCGAAGAAGCACGCGGTATCTCGTCGATCGACCCGGATGATCCGCGTTTCAAGATCCTCGATTAA
- the proB gene encoding glutamate 5-kinase has protein sequence MDSVIQKATRIIIKVGSSLVTNDGRGLDHAAIARWAAQISGLRALGKEVVLVSSGAIAEGMLRLGFEQRPTDIHELQACAAVGQMGLAQIYESSFRAHQLGTAQVLLTHADLADRERYLNARSTLTTLLRLGVVPIINENDTVVTDEIKFGDNDTLGALVANLIEADALVILTDQHGLFSADPRKAPNAYLITQGVAGDPALEAMAGGAGSSLGRGGMLTKILAAKRAAKSGAHTIIAWGRDSDVLSRLAQGEAIGTQLLAQTGQLTARKQWMADHLHTAGAVVLDAGAVQKLRQEGKSLLPIGVTGVNGEFGRGAVITCVDADGVPVARGLSNYTSGEARRIMRKPSTEIESILGYMEGHELIHRDNMVLL, from the coding sequence ATGGATTCCGTGATTCAAAAAGCTACCCGCATCATCATCAAAGTCGGCTCCTCGCTGGTCACCAACGATGGCCGCGGACTCGACCATGCAGCTATTGCCCGCTGGGCTGCGCAGATTTCCGGCTTGCGCGCGCTGGGCAAGGAAGTCGTGCTGGTCAGCTCCGGCGCCATCGCCGAAGGCATGCTGCGCCTCGGTTTCGAGCAGCGCCCCACCGATATCCACGAATTGCAGGCCTGCGCCGCCGTCGGCCAGATGGGCCTGGCGCAAATCTATGAAAGCAGCTTCCGCGCCCACCAGCTGGGCACGGCGCAAGTGCTGCTGACGCACGCCGACCTGGCCGACCGCGAACGCTACCTGAATGCCCGCTCCACCCTGACGACCCTGCTGCGCCTGGGGGTGGTGCCGATCATCAATGAAAACGACACGGTCGTCACCGATGAAATCAAGTTCGGCGACAACGATACCCTGGGCGCCCTGGTGGCCAACCTGATCGAGGCCGATGCGCTGGTCATCCTGACTGACCAGCACGGCCTGTTCTCGGCCGACCCGCGCAAGGCCCCGAACGCCTACCTGATCACGCAAGGTGTGGCGGGCGATCCGGCCCTGGAGGCGATGGCCGGCGGCGCCGGCAGCAGCCTGGGGCGTGGAGGCATGTTGACGAAAATCCTCGCCGCCAAGCGCGCCGCCAAGTCCGGTGCTCATACGATCATCGCCTGGGGCCGTGACAGCGACGTGCTCAGCCGCCTGGCGCAGGGCGAAGCGATCGGTACGCAGTTGCTGGCGCAAACGGGACAGTTGACGGCGCGTAAGCAGTGGATGGCCGATCATCTGCACACGGCCGGCGCCGTGGTGCTGGACGCGGGCGCCGTGCAAAAGCTGCGCCAGGAAGGCAAGTCCCTGTTGCCGATCGGCGTGACGGGCGTGAACGGCGAATTCGGCCGCGGCGCCGTCATTACCTGCGTCGATGCCGACGGCGTACCCGTGGCGCGCGGCCTGTCCAACTACACGAGCGGCGAAGCGCGCCGCATCATGCGCAAGCCCTCCACCGAGATCGAGTCGATTCTCGGCTATATGGAAGGCCATGAGCTGATTCACCGCGACAATATGGTGTTGTTGTAG
- the nth gene encoding endonuclease III: protein MNAAKRLEIFTRFRAANPSPKTELEYTTPFELLIAVLLSAQATDVSVNKATRLLYPVANTPAKILALGVDELASYIRTIGLFRTKAKNVIATCQILLEQHGGEVPRDRASLEALPGVGRKTANVVMNTAFGEPTMAVDTHIFRVSNRTGIAPGKNVDIVEQKLLKFIPKEFLHDAHHWLILHGRYTCTARKPQCWNCMIADLCDYKSKSPMPAVV, encoded by the coding sequence ATGAACGCCGCCAAACGCCTGGAAATCTTTACGCGCTTTCGCGCCGCCAATCCGTCGCCAAAAACGGAACTCGAATACACGACGCCGTTCGAGCTGCTGATCGCCGTGCTGCTGTCGGCGCAGGCGACGGACGTGTCCGTCAACAAAGCCACCCGTTTGCTGTATCCGGTCGCCAATACGCCAGCCAAGATACTGGCCCTGGGTGTCGATGAGCTGGCCAGCTACATCCGCACCATCGGCCTGTTCCGCACCAAGGCCAAGAACGTCATCGCCACCTGCCAGATCCTGCTGGAACAGCACGGCGGCGAAGTGCCGCGCGACCGCGCCTCGCTGGAAGCCTTGCCCGGCGTGGGCCGCAAGACGGCGAATGTGGTCATGAACACGGCGTTTGGCGAACCGACCATGGCGGTCGACACGCATATCTTCCGCGTCTCGAACCGCACCGGCATCGCGCCGGGCAAGAATGTCGATATCGTCGAGCAAAAACTGTTGAAATTCATACCCAAGGAATTCCTGCACGACGCCCACCACTGGCTCATCTTGCACGGCCGCTACACATGCACGGCGCGCAAACCGCAATGCTGGAACTGCATGATTGCCGACTTGTGCGATTACAAGAGCAAATCGCCGATGCCGGCCGTGGTGTAG
- the rsxB gene encoding electron transport complex subunit RsxB, with product MTVPHPAPPSLADQIEDLLPQTQCTKCGYNGCRPYAEAIAAGSADINQCPPGGAQGIVRLAGLLGKKVIPLNPVNGLERPRSVAYIDESLCIGCTLCIQACPVDAIVGAAKQMHTVVSSLCTGCDLCVAPCPVDCIVMYPVSGDATGWDAWSQAEADDARARHDFRTRRLRREAEANDARLAAKAVAKMQEVTQEVPVTPDEQAEKERKRAIIAAAMERARAKAAASVAAQTEPPAPTTPKKDA from the coding sequence ATGACCGTGCCGCACCCTGCCCCTCCCTCACTTGCCGACCAGATCGAAGACTTGCTGCCGCAAACGCAATGCACCAAATGCGGCTACAACGGCTGCCGCCCGTATGCGGAAGCGATAGCCGCCGGCAGCGCCGACATCAACCAGTGCCCACCGGGCGGCGCACAGGGCATCGTGCGCCTGGCCGGCTTGCTGGGCAAAAAAGTCATTCCGCTCAATCCCGTCAACGGCCTCGAACGTCCGCGATCTGTCGCCTATATCGATGAATCGCTGTGTATCGGCTGCACCCTGTGCATCCAGGCTTGCCCGGTGGACGCCATTGTCGGCGCCGCCAAGCAGATGCATACGGTGGTGTCCAGCCTGTGCACGGGCTGCGACCTGTGCGTGGCACCCTGCCCCGTCGACTGTATTGTGATGTACCCGGTCAGCGGCGACGCCACCGGCTGGGATGCCTGGAGCCAGGCGGAAGCCGACGATGCGCGCGCGCGCCACGATTTCCGCACACGGCGGCTGCGCCGCGAAGCCGAGGCCAACGACGCGCGCCTGGCCGCCAAGGCCGTCGCCAAGATGCAGGAAGTGACGCAGGAAGTGCCTGTCACGCCCGATGAACAGGCGGAGAAGGAACGCAAGCGCGCCATCATCGCCGCCGCCATGGAGCGCGCGCGCGCCAAGGCCGCCGCCAGCGTCGCCGCCCAGACCGAACCGCCCGCCCCCACCACGCCGAAAAAAGACGCATGA
- a CDS encoding substrate-binding periplasmic protein — protein MHSTLALAHGQATSPVATPGAASSRIVRFAAEDWPPFISHSLPADGMSGAMVSAVFERMGYVVKYEYFPWKRAMQFGLSSPRYAGLLAVWRTPEREKLCHFSVPVGNTQGVLAYLKEDGVPGTTLAELGKLRIGTVAGYSNGEQFDGMVARGELKTEEGLNDATNLKKLFIKRYRVIVIERHVLQHLLMGRNFSKAERERIAIIDTVFKERPVHVCFQRTADGAVQQKRFNEAARDIDTARLERDYWKRLDQSLATAPPNP, from the coding sequence ATGCACTCTACGCTTGCCCTTGCGCACGGGCAGGCGACCTCCCCCGTGGCGACGCCGGGCGCTGCCAGTTCGCGCATCGTCCGTTTCGCGGCGGAAGACTGGCCGCCCTTCATTTCCCATAGCCTGCCTGCCGATGGCATGTCGGGCGCCATGGTTAGCGCCGTCTTCGAACGCATGGGCTATGTCGTTAAGTATGAGTATTTTCCGTGGAAGCGCGCCATGCAGTTTGGTTTGAGCAGTCCCCGCTACGCGGGTTTACTGGCCGTCTGGCGCACGCCCGAGCGGGAAAAACTCTGCCACTTTTCTGTTCCGGTTGGCAACACACAGGGGGTGCTGGCCTACCTGAAGGAGGATGGCGTGCCCGGTACCACCCTGGCCGAACTGGGCAAGCTGCGCATCGGCACCGTGGCCGGCTATTCGAATGGCGAGCAGTTCGATGGCATGGTGGCGCGTGGCGAACTGAAGACGGAAGAGGGCTTGAATGACGCGACGAATCTGAAGAAACTGTTCATCAAGCGATATCGCGTGATCGTCATCGAGCGACACGTTCTGCAGCACTTGCTGATGGGACGCAACTTCAGCAAGGCCGAGCGTGAGCGCATCGCCATTATCGATACCGTTTTCAAGGAGCGCCCCGTGCATGTGTGCTTCCAGCGCACCGCGGACGGCGCGGTGCAGCAAAAGCGCTTCAACGAGGCGGCGCGCGATATCGACACGGCCCGGTTGGAACGCGATTACTGGAAGCGGCTCGACCAGAGCCTGGCGACGGCGCCACCGAATCCCTGA
- a CDS encoding TonB-dependent receptor plug domain-containing protein, whose product MLELIHKHYPAPRLRQLAHAVSVAVLALAAPGLAHAQAALDGAGALDAVIVTGARGTGRTVANSAAPIDVISAQQLQATGKLNLLDALDTALPSFNLPARVQPDLGSIVRAGQLRNLDPSHTLVLVNGKRRHTTAIVNEDGFPGSVATDLALIPTGAIARVEILRDGASAIYGSDAIAGVINIILKSDDKGSFSTQLGSTYDGDGTNGSARIDGGTRLGEHGFAHFGAEVQRQGIAVRNFGLNAGYLSYPAVRNSDGQLVKLGPNNSLPAGASPNPAEANRNSNPWRNTGVPQSTTASLSANVGYDVSNEVQLYGFGTYAHRNARSAQNFRLPNTIFNNNKGLLSVYPDGFTPYETTSENDFSLTGGIKGETAGWSWDISSTYGRDDIDVGVENSANYSLTYPGGKTDFDIGNQRYSRSTTNADLRRPVPLGLSEPADLSVGLEYSHETQQRSPGEPASWQGSGSSALAGYLPVDASDTARHSYAAYIGLGAKLTPQWLLDTALRAEKYSDFGSKTTGRLSARYDVTPAVAVRGTVSNGFHAPNLVTQSYSNTSDHAGVPYTLAQPSSAAARALGAQALKPEKSTNLSAGLTINPTPTLRLAVDAYQIKVSDRLGVSSNIGIDRSSGVALDGSGRPLTAAQATVIENLLRSAGLTVGNGLVAHYFANVGDTRTRGIDFTAEDVLRVADGKLRWTAAANLNHTSLVDKAALPTVLQGLPNIGTLSKSAEYDLLYRAPRDKEIVTLAYEKAGWTFNLRETRYGKLKRLNAITGGDYQLKAAFVTDVSVGYDISKRINVTVGANNVFDQKPSQVPREARSASNLAQYTGAYDNSGPLGVLGGYYYARATVSF is encoded by the coding sequence ATGTTGGAACTGATTCACAAGCACTACCCCGCACCACGCCTGCGGCAACTGGCACACGCCGTCTCGGTGGCCGTACTGGCGCTGGCAGCGCCCGGCCTGGCGCATGCGCAAGCCGCCCTGGATGGCGCTGGCGCGCTCGACGCCGTCATCGTCACGGGCGCGCGCGGCACGGGCCGCACGGTGGCCAACAGCGCCGCGCCCATCGACGTGATCAGCGCGCAGCAATTGCAAGCTACAGGCAAGTTGAACCTGCTCGATGCGCTGGACACGGCCTTGCCATCGTTTAACTTGCCGGCCCGCGTGCAGCCCGACCTGGGCAGCATCGTGCGCGCCGGGCAGCTGCGCAACCTCGACCCGTCGCATACGCTGGTGCTGGTCAACGGCAAACGCCGGCATACGACGGCCATCGTCAATGAGGATGGCTTTCCCGGTTCCGTCGCCACCGACCTGGCCCTGATCCCCACGGGGGCCATTGCCCGCGTGGAAATCCTGCGTGATGGCGCCTCGGCCATCTACGGCTCCGACGCCATCGCCGGCGTCATCAACATCATCTTGAAATCCGATGACAAGGGCAGCTTCAGCACGCAGCTCGGTTCCACCTACGATGGCGACGGCACGAACGGTTCCGCGCGCATCGATGGCGGCACGCGTCTGGGCGAACACGGCTTTGCCCACTTCGGCGCCGAAGTCCAGCGCCAGGGCATCGCCGTGCGCAATTTCGGCCTGAATGCCGGCTATCTGTCGTATCCGGCCGTGCGCAACAGCGATGGCCAGCTGGTCAAATTGGGACCGAACAACAGCTTGCCCGCCGGCGCTTCGCCGAACCCGGCCGAAGCGAACCGCAACAGCAATCCATGGCGCAATACGGGCGTGCCGCAAAGCACGACTGCCTCGCTCAGCGCGAACGTCGGCTATGACGTGTCGAACGAGGTGCAGCTGTACGGCTTCGGCACGTATGCCCACCGCAATGCCCGCTCGGCGCAGAATTTCCGCCTGCCCAATACCATTTTCAATAACAACAAAGGCTTGCTGTCCGTGTATCCCGACGGCTTCACGCCGTATGAAACGACGAGCGAAAACGACTTTTCCTTGACGGGTGGCATCAAGGGCGAGACGGCGGGCTGGAGCTGGGATATCAGCAGCACCTACGGCCGCGACGATATCGACGTGGGCGTGGAAAATTCGGCCAATTACTCGCTGACCTATCCGGGTGGCAAGACCGATTTTGACATCGGCAACCAGCGCTACAGCCGCTCGACCACCAACGCCGACCTGCGCCGTCCCGTGCCGCTGGGCTTGAGCGAACCGGCCGACCTCAGCGTCGGTCTCGAGTATTCGCATGAAACGCAGCAGCGCAGCCCGGGCGAACCTGCTTCCTGGCAGGGCAGCGGCTCGTCGGCGCTGGCCGGCTACCTGCCCGTCGATGCGTCCGACACGGCACGCCATAGCTATGCAGCGTATATCGGCCTGGGCGCCAAATTGACGCCGCAATGGCTGCTCGACACGGCCCTGCGTGCCGAGAAGTATTCCGATTTCGGCAGCAAGACGACGGGGCGTTTGTCTGCCCGCTATGACGTCACGCCCGCCGTGGCCGTGCGCGGCACCGTCAGCAATGGTTTCCACGCGCCCAACCTGGTGACGCAATCGTATTCGAACACGTCTGACCATGCGGGCGTTCCCTACACCCTGGCGCAGCCAAGCTCGGCCGCGGCGCGGGCCCTGGGCGCACAAGCGTTGAAACCGGAAAAATCGACGAACCTGTCGGCCGGGCTGACCATCAATCCTACGCCGACACTGCGCCTGGCCGTTGATGCGTATCAAATCAAAGTCAGCGACCGCCTGGGCGTGTCGTCGAACATCGGCATCGATCGCAGCTCGGGCGTGGCGCTCGACGGCAGCGGCCGGCCGTTGACGGCGGCGCAAGCAACCGTCATTGAGAACCTGCTGCGCTCGGCGGGCTTGACGGTGGGTAATGGCCTCGTCGCGCATTACTTTGCCAACGTGGGCGACACGCGCACGCGCGGCATCGATTTCACGGCGGAAGATGTGCTGCGCGTGGCCGATGGCAAGCTGCGCTGGACGGCGGCGGCGAATCTCAACCATACGAGTCTGGTGGACAAGGCCGCACTGCCAACGGTGCTGCAAGGCTTGCCGAATATCGGCACCCTGAGCAAGTCGGCCGAGTATGACTTGCTGTACCGCGCACCGCGCGACAAGGAGATCGTCACGCTGGCATATGAAAAAGCGGGCTGGACGTTCAACCTGCGCGAGACGCGCTACGGCAAACTCAAGCGCCTGAACGCCATCACAGGCGGCGATTATCAACTGAAGGCCGCCTTCGTGACGGATGTCAGCGTCGGCTACGACATCAGCAAGCGCATCAACGTGACGGTAGGCGCCAACAATGTCTTCGACCAGAAGCCCAGCCAGGTGCCGCGCGAGGCACGCAGCGCGTCGAATCTGGCGCAGTACACGGGCGCGTATGACAACTCGGGGCCATTAGGCGTATTGGGCGGCTATTACTACGCCCGCGCCACCGTGTCCTTTTAA